From one Rhodamnia argentea isolate NSW1041297 chromosome 1, ASM2092103v1, whole genome shotgun sequence genomic stretch:
- the LOC125313596 gene encoding LOW QUALITY PROTEIN: inositol transporter 1-like (The sequence of the model RefSeq protein was modified relative to this genomic sequence to represent the inferred CDS: inserted 1 base in 1 codon; substituted 1 base at 1 genomic stop codon), producing MFFLLMQAFQQSTGINAAMYYSPTIVQMAGFLFQPVALLLSMIVAAVNAAGTIVGIYLVNHVGXEKLALASLXGVLASLAILSGASFAEPPDSTNGVYGWLAVIGLARYIACFSPGTGPVPWTVNSEMYPEAYRGICGGMSVTVNWISNLIMAETFLSIADALGTGATFPIGGVFQGQTMANNLLPDLDEGCKPLTCTWQNMSMSMSILIVPCKTTGTTKSPY from the exons ATGTTTTTCCTCCTTATGCAGGCATTTCAGCAGTCCACCGGTATCAATGCAGCGATGTACTACAGCCCAACTATAGTCCAGATGGCTGGTTTTCTCTTCCAACCAGTGGCACTTCTCTTATCCATGATCGTTGCTGCTGTGAATGCTGCAGGGACCATCGTTGGAATTTACTTAGTTAACCATGTTG CCGAAAAACTGGCCCTCGCAAGTTTATAAGGTGTATTGGCATCCTTGGCAATTCTTTCGGGCGCATCCTTTGCAGAACCCCCTGATTCCACAAACGGGGTATATGGGTGGCTCGCAGTCATCGGTTTGGCCCGTTACATCGCTTGCTTCTCACCCGGGACGGGACCCGTTCCATGGACAGTAAACTCGGAGATGTACCCCGAGGCATATCGTGGAATATGTGGTGGCATGTCGGTCACCGTCAATTGGATTTCGAACTTGATCATGGCAGAGACATTTCTTAGCATCGCTGATGCTCTGGGGACAGGCGCAAC atTTCCTATAGGCGGGGTCTTTCAGGGCCAGACGATGGCCAACAACCTTCTACCTGATTTGGACGAGGGCTGCAAACCCCTCACCTGTACCTGGCAAAACATGTCGATGTCGATGTCGATATTGATTGTGCCGTGTAAGACAACCGGCACTACTAAATCACCATATTAG